One window from the genome of Streptomyces sp. NBC_00708 encodes:
- a CDS encoding extracellular solute-binding protein: MKLSARIAAPAAALVLAGLTATACAPQTSDTGAKGDEKTGTLRVWLFQEVGNKPKEKVVDTAVAAFGKAHKDAKVEIEYIPVETRAQRVKAAFNDPKSAPDLIEYGNTDTAGYVKDGGLADITPEFGAWADAKDTDPAAKQSVTVDGKVYGAPLFVGVRALYYRTDVFADLGIQPPKSQAELISTARKIHKKKPDLYGLAVGGAYTYGAMPFIWAHGGELAGQEGSSYKAAINSAKARKGIEAYTSLFGATNCPPAKCAAMGGNATVTAFASGKAAMAIGGDFSHTAVEDGSVKGKYAVVPLPGVTEGSIAPAFAGGNNIGVLKSSTHRTLAVDLMKELTGKASQARMFDAMGFLPTYTDVRADAAKREPFVEPFVKTLGAGAKFVPASPAWGQIDSSLILPTMFQEIVSGRKDVAKASDDAAKKMDAAFADAG, from the coding sequence ATGAAGCTTTCTGCCCGAATCGCCGCCCCGGCCGCGGCGCTCGTCCTGGCGGGCCTCACGGCCACCGCCTGCGCGCCGCAGACCTCCGACACCGGAGCCAAGGGGGACGAGAAGACCGGCACGCTGCGGGTCTGGCTGTTCCAGGAGGTCGGCAACAAGCCCAAGGAGAAGGTCGTCGACACCGCGGTCGCCGCGTTCGGGAAGGCGCACAAGGACGCGAAGGTCGAGATCGAGTACATCCCCGTCGAGACCCGCGCCCAGCGCGTCAAGGCCGCCTTCAACGACCCGAAGAGCGCCCCCGACCTCATCGAGTACGGCAACACCGACACCGCCGGCTACGTCAAGGACGGCGGACTCGCCGACATCACGCCCGAGTTCGGCGCCTGGGCGGACGCCAAGGACACCGACCCGGCCGCCAAGCAGTCCGTGACGGTCGACGGCAAGGTCTACGGCGCCCCGCTCTTCGTCGGCGTACGCGCGCTCTACTACCGCACCGACGTCTTCGCGGACCTGGGCATCCAGCCGCCCAAGTCCCAGGCCGAACTGATCTCGACGGCCAGGAAGATCCACAAGAAGAAGCCGGACCTGTACGGGCTCGCGGTCGGCGGCGCCTACACCTACGGCGCGATGCCCTTCATCTGGGCCCACGGCGGCGAACTGGCCGGCCAGGAGGGCTCCTCGTACAAGGCGGCCATCAACAGCGCCAAGGCCCGCAAGGGCATCGAGGCCTACACCTCGCTGTTCGGCGCCACCAACTGCCCGCCCGCCAAGTGCGCGGCCATGGGCGGCAACGCCACCGTCACCGCCTTCGCCTCCGGCAAGGCCGCCATGGCCATCGGCGGCGACTTCAGCCACACCGCCGTCGAGGACGGCAGCGTCAAGGGCAAGTACGCGGTCGTGCCGCTGCCCGGCGTCACCGAGGGGTCCATAGCCCCCGCGTTCGCGGGCGGCAACAACATCGGGGTGCTGAAGAGCAGCACGCACCGCACCCTCGCCGTCGATCTGATGAAGGAGCTGACCGGCAAGGCGTCCCAGGCACGGATGTTCGACGCGATGGGCTTCCTGCCGACCTACACCGACGTACGGGCCGACGCGGCGAAGCGCGAGCCGTTCGTCGAACCCTTCGTCAAGACGCTCGGCGCCGGCGCCAAGTTCGTCCCCGCCTCCCCGGCCTGGGGGCAGATCGACTCCTCGCTGATCCTGCCCACGATGTTCCAGGAGATCGTCAGCGGCCGTAAGGACGTGGCGAAGGCCTCGGACGACGCCGCGAAGAAGATGGACGCGGCGTTCGCCGACGCGGGCTGA
- a CDS encoding DUF3039 domain-containing protein, whose product MSTLEPERGAGTGTLVEPTPQVSNGDGDHERYAHYVQKDKIMASALEGTPVVALCGKVWVPGRDPKKYPVCPMCKEIYESMGAGGGDKDKGGKDKK is encoded by the coding sequence ATGAGCACTCTTGAGCCCGAGCGCGGGGCAGGTACCGGAACCCTCGTGGAGCCGACGCCGCAGGTGTCGAACGGCGACGGCGACCACGAGCGCTACGCCCATTACGTCCAGAAGGACAAGATCATGGCGAGTGCCCTGGAGGGCACCCCCGTGGTCGCACTGTGCGGCAAGGTCTGGGTACCGGGGCGCGACCCCAAGAAGTACCCGGTCTGTCCGATGTGCAAGGAGATCTACGAGTCCATGGGCGCCGGCGGCGGCGACAAGGACAAGGGCGGCAAGGACAAGAAGTAG
- a CDS encoding YqgE/AlgH family protein: MTEVSSLTGRLLVAAPALADPNFDRAVVLLLDHDEEGSLGVVLNRPTPVGVVDILATWAGLTGEPEVVFQGGPVSLDSALGVAVIPGGDGPLGWRRVYGAIGLVDLEAPPELLAAAVGSLRIFAGYAGWGPGQLERELSEGAWYVVESEPGDVSSPRPEGLWRAVLRRQRSELAMIATYPDDPSLN; this comes from the coding sequence ATGACCGAGGTGTCCTCGCTCACAGGGCGGCTGCTCGTGGCCGCACCCGCCCTGGCGGACCCGAACTTCGACCGCGCGGTGGTGCTGCTCCTCGACCACGACGAGGAGGGCTCCCTCGGTGTGGTCCTCAACCGCCCGACCCCGGTGGGCGTCGTGGACATCCTGGCGACCTGGGCCGGGCTGACCGGTGAGCCGGAGGTCGTCTTCCAGGGCGGGCCCGTCTCGCTGGACTCGGCGCTCGGTGTCGCGGTGATCCCGGGCGGCGACGGCCCCCTGGGCTGGCGGCGGGTGTACGGGGCGATCGGCCTGGTGGACCTGGAGGCGCCGCCCGAGCTGCTCGCGGCGGCCGTCGGCTCGCTGCGGATCTTCGCGGGGTACGCGGGCTGGGGTCCGGGACAGCTGGAGCGGGAGCTGTCCGAAGGCGCCTGGTACGTCGTGGAATCGGAACCCGGGGACGTGTCCTCGCCCCGCCCGGAGGGCCTGTGGCGTGCGGTCCTGCGCCGGCAGCGCAGCGAACTGGCCATGATCGCCACGTATCCGGACGACCCTTCGCTGAACTGA
- the murA gene encoding UDP-N-acetylglucosamine 1-carboxyvinyltransferase, translating into MTGTDDVLLVHGGTPLEGEIRVRGAKNLVPKAMVAALLGSGPSRLRNVPDIRDVRVVRGLLQLHGVTVRPGDEPGELVLDPTHVESANVADIDAHAGSSRIPILFCGPLLHRLGHAFIPGLGGCDIGGRPIDFHFDVLRQFGATIEKRADGQYLEAPQRLRGTKIRLPYPSVGSTEQVLLTAVLAEGVTELSNAAVEPEIEDLICVLQKMGAIISMDTDRTIRITGVDRLDGYTHRALPDRLEAASWASAALATEGNIYVRGAQQRSMMTFLNTYRKVGGAFEIDDEGIRFWHPGGALNAIALETDVHPGFQTDWQQPLVVALTQAAGLSIVHETVYESRLGFTSALNQMGAHIQLYRECLGGSDCRFGQRNFLHSAVVSGPTKLQGADLVIPDLRGGFSYLIAALAAQGTSRVHGIDLINRGYENFMDKLEKLGAKVELPGGSLV; encoded by the coding sequence ATGACCGGCACAGACGATGTCCTGCTTGTCCACGGCGGAACCCCGCTGGAGGGCGAGATCCGCGTCCGAGGCGCCAAGAACCTGGTGCCCAAGGCGATGGTCGCCGCGCTGCTCGGCAGCGGGCCCAGCCGGCTGCGCAACGTGCCCGACATCCGTGACGTGCGGGTCGTGCGCGGGCTGCTCCAGCTGCACGGTGTGACGGTCCGTCCCGGTGACGAACCGGGCGAGCTGGTCCTCGACCCCACCCATGTCGAGAGCGCCAACGTCGCCGACATCGATGCCCACGCCGGCTCCTCGCGCATCCCGATCCTGTTCTGCGGCCCGCTGCTGCACCGTCTGGGCCACGCCTTCATCCCCGGCCTCGGCGGCTGCGACATCGGCGGCCGGCCGATCGACTTCCACTTCGACGTGCTGCGCCAGTTCGGCGCGACGATCGAGAAGCGGGCGGACGGGCAGTACCTGGAGGCCCCGCAGCGGCTGCGCGGCACCAAGATCCGGCTGCCGTACCCGTCGGTGGGCTCCACCGAGCAGGTGCTGCTGACCGCGGTGCTCGCCGAGGGCGTCACGGAGCTGTCCAACGCGGCCGTGGAGCCGGAGATCGAGGACCTGATCTGCGTTCTGCAGAAAATGGGCGCGATCATCTCGATGGACACCGACCGGACCATCCGGATCACCGGTGTCGACCGCCTCGACGGCTACACCCACCGGGCCCTCCCGGACCGCCTGGAGGCCGCCTCCTGGGCGTCCGCCGCGCTGGCCACCGAGGGCAACATCTACGTCCGGGGCGCCCAGCAGCGCTCGATGATGACGTTCCTGAACACCTACCGCAAGGTCGGCGGCGCGTTCGAGATCGACGACGAGGGCATCCGCTTCTGGCACCCGGGCGGCGCGCTCAACGCCATCGCGCTGGAGACGGACGTGCACCCCGGCTTCCAGACGGACTGGCAGCAGCCGCTGGTGGTCGCGCTGACGCAGGCCGCGGGCCTCTCCATCGTCCACGAGACGGTGTACGAGTCCCGGCTCGGCTTCACGTCCGCGCTCAACCAGATGGGCGCGCACATCCAGCTGTACCGCGAGTGCCTGGGCGGCTCGGACTGCCGCTTCGGCCAGCGCAACTTCCTGCACTCCGCGGTCGTCTCCGGCCCGACGAAGCTCCAGGGCGCCGACCTGGTCATCCCGGACCTGCGCGGCGGCTTCTCGTACCTGATCGCCGCGCTCGCGGCCCAGGGCACGTCCCGGGTGCACGGCATCGACCTGATCAACCGGGGCTACGAGAACTTCATGGACAAGCTGGAGAAGCTCGGCGCGAAGGTCGAGCTGCCGGGCGGCTCGCTGGTCTGA
- a CDS encoding HU family DNA-binding protein, whose product MNRSELVAALADRAEVTRKDADAVLAALAETVGEIVAKGDEKVTIPGFLTFERTHRAARTARNPQTGDPINIPAGYSVKVSAGSKLKEAAKGK is encoded by the coding sequence ATGAACCGCAGTGAGCTGGTGGCCGCCCTGGCCGACCGTGCCGAGGTGACCCGCAAGGACGCCGACGCCGTGCTGGCCGCTCTCGCCGAGACCGTCGGTGAGATCGTCGCCAAGGGCGACGAGAAGGTCACCATTCCCGGTTTCCTGACCTTCGAGCGCACCCACCGTGCCGCTCGCACCGCTCGTAACCCGCAGACCGGCGACCCGATCAACATCCCGGCCGGCTACAGCGTGAAGGTCTCCGCGGGCTCCAAGCTCAAGGAAGCCGCCAAGGGCAAGTAA
- a CDS encoding NAD-dependent malic enzyme, which yields MATAPSVSYSMTVRLEVPASGTAVSQLTTAVESSGGSVTGLDVTASGHEKLRIDVTIAASSTAHADEIVEGLRGIDGVVLGKVSDRTFLMHLGGKIEMASKHPIRNRDDLSMIYTPGVARVCMAIAENPEDARRLTIKRNSVAVVTDGSAVLGLGNIGPKAALPVMEGKAALFKRFAGIDAWPICLDTQDTDAIVEIVKAIAPGFAGINLEDISAPRCFEIEARLREALDIPVFHDDQHGTAIVVLASLTNALRVVGKAIGDVRVVMSGAGAAGTAILKLLIAAGVKHAVVADIHGVVHSGREDLRSADPDSPLCWIADNTNPENITGTLKEAVAGADVFIGVSAPNVLDGDDVAAMAEGAIVFALANPDPEVDPAIARRTAAVVATGRSDFPNQINNVLVFPGVFRGLLDAQSRTVNTEMMLAAARALADVVAEDEVNANYIIPSVFNDKVAGAVAGAVRDAARAAGAAVTGPTSA from the coding sequence ATGGCAACGGCGCCCAGCGTCTCGTACTCGATGACGGTCAGGCTGGAGGTGCCCGCGAGCGGCACCGCGGTCTCCCAGCTCACCACGGCCGTGGAGTCCTCCGGCGGTTCGGTCACCGGCCTCGACGTGACCGCTTCCGGCCACGAGAAGCTGCGGATCGACGTCACGATCGCCGCCTCCTCCACCGCGCACGCCGACGAGATCGTCGAGGGTCTGCGCGGCATCGACGGCGTCGTGCTCGGCAAGGTCTCCGACCGTACGTTCCTCATGCACCTCGGCGGCAAGATCGAGATGGCGTCCAAGCACCCCATCCGCAACCGTGACGACCTCTCGATGATCTACACCCCCGGGGTCGCCCGCGTCTGCATGGCGATCGCCGAGAATCCCGAGGACGCCCGCCGCCTCACCATCAAGCGCAACTCCGTCGCAGTCGTGACGGACGGCTCCGCGGTGCTCGGCCTCGGCAACATCGGCCCCAAGGCCGCGCTGCCCGTCATGGAGGGCAAGGCGGCCCTCTTCAAGCGCTTCGCCGGTATCGATGCCTGGCCGATCTGCCTGGACACCCAGGACACCGACGCCATCGTCGAGATCGTCAAGGCCATCGCCCCCGGCTTCGCCGGGATCAACCTGGAGGACATCTCGGCGCCGCGCTGCTTCGAGATCGAGGCCCGGCTGCGCGAGGCCCTGGACATCCCCGTCTTCCACGACGACCAGCACGGCACGGCCATCGTCGTCCTGGCCTCGCTGACCAACGCGCTGCGCGTGGTGGGCAAGGCCATCGGGGACGTACGGGTCGTCATGTCCGGCGCCGGCGCGGCCGGTACGGCCATCCTGAAGCTCCTCATCGCCGCCGGCGTCAAGCACGCCGTCGTCGCCGACATCCACGGTGTCGTGCACTCCGGCCGCGAGGACCTGCGCTCGGCCGACCCGGACTCGCCGCTGTGCTGGATCGCGGACAACACCAACCCGGAGAACATCACCGGCACCCTCAAGGAGGCCGTGGCCGGCGCCGACGTCTTCATCGGCGTCTCCGCCCCCAACGTGCTGGACGGGGACGACGTGGCGGCCATGGCGGAGGGCGCGATCGTGTTCGCGCTCGCGAATCCGGACCCCGAGGTGGACCCGGCGATCGCCCGCCGCACCGCCGCGGTCGTCGCCACCGGACGCTCGGATTTCCCGAACCAGATCAACAACGTGCTGGTCTTCCCGGGTGTCTTCCGCGGTCTGCTCGACGCCCAGTCGCGCACCGTCAACACGGAGATGATGCTCGCCGCCGCCCGCGCCCTGGCCGACGTGGTCGCCGAGGACGAGGTGAACGCGAACTACATCATCCCGTCGGTCTTCAACGACAAGGTCGCCGGGGCGGTCGCCGGGGCCGTCCGGGACGCCGCGCGCGCCGCCGGGGCCGCTGTGACGGGTCCCACGTCCGCCTGA
- a CDS encoding UvrD-helicase domain-containing protein has translation MAAQDAAVDSLRDREIGVEQEHLDRVYDRLEEKIHEAEFLMDDAVKRGQVGTPGALAERDAQVFRAGIHLNRLNSEFEDFLFGRIDLLLGKDGERGPDGAYTSVEPADDVVREDNSADIAETLHIGRIGVLDSDYAPLVIDWRAPAAAPFYRSTPKEPGRVVRRRVIRSKGRRVLGVEDDLMRPELNAYLDGDTLPVVGDGALMAALGQARSHTMRDIVSSIQAEQDLVIRAPAASVTEVSGGPGTGKTAVALHRAAYLLYQDRRRYAGGILVVSPTPLLVAYTEGVLPSLGEEGQVAIRAVGSLSDDAAGPEGATAYDEPAVARIKGSSRMLPVLRKAARGALEQPVPRPAASADGQLEFGEDETPQPAGTPTRLRVVAFGGRVELQEDELRRIRNNVLSGTAPVNLLRPRARRLLLDALWNRSSGRGRYTDPQLAAELRSSFDEDVSTETPFLAFLDAWWPELTPRGVLAAMADEKRLARWARRTLNQGEVRRLARSLKRLDAAGQGPLSVHDVAILDELQTLLGTPSRPKRKREADPLDQLTGLEELMPRREETQWERAERLAAERTEYAHVIVDEAQDLTPMQWRMVGRRGRHATWTIVGDPAQSSWSDPDEAAAARDEALGSRPRRNFTLTVNYRNPAEIAELAAKVLALAMPGMESPAAVRSTGVVPRFETVRDGDLAATVREEARRLLAEVDGTVGVVVAMNRRERARAWLAELGDRVVALGSLEAKGLEYDATVVVSPAEIADESPAGLRVLYVALTRATQQLTVVSGDRDLPDADGVPDLLRD, from the coding sequence GTGGCCGCGCAGGATGCCGCTGTCGATTCGTTGCGGGACCGGGAAATCGGTGTCGAGCAGGAACATCTCGACCGGGTGTACGACCGTCTCGAAGAGAAGATCCACGAGGCGGAATTTCTTATGGACGACGCCGTGAAACGCGGCCAGGTCGGGACCCCGGGGGCGCTCGCCGAGCGCGACGCCCAGGTGTTCCGCGCCGGAATCCACCTCAACCGGCTGAACAGCGAGTTCGAGGACTTCCTCTTCGGGAGGATCGACCTCCTGCTCGGCAAGGACGGCGAACGCGGCCCGGACGGCGCGTACACCTCCGTCGAGCCCGCCGACGACGTCGTGCGCGAGGACAACTCCGCGGACATCGCCGAGACGCTGCACATCGGCCGGATCGGGGTCCTCGACTCCGACTACGCCCCGCTCGTCATCGACTGGCGGGCCCCGGCCGCGGCGCCGTTCTACCGCTCGACGCCCAAGGAGCCGGGCCGGGTGGTCCGCCGCCGCGTCATCCGCTCCAAGGGCCGCCGGGTCCTCGGCGTCGAGGACGACCTGATGCGCCCCGAGCTGAACGCGTACCTGGACGGTGACACGCTCCCGGTCGTCGGCGACGGCGCCCTGATGGCCGCGCTCGGACAGGCCCGCAGCCACACCATGCGGGACATCGTCTCCTCCATCCAGGCCGAGCAGGACCTCGTCATCCGGGCCCCCGCCGCCTCCGTCACCGAGGTCTCCGGCGGCCCCGGCACCGGCAAGACCGCGGTCGCCCTGCACCGCGCCGCGTACCTGCTCTACCAGGACCGGCGGCGCTACGCGGGCGGCATCCTCGTCGTCTCGCCGACGCCGCTGCTGGTCGCGTACACCGAGGGTGTGCTGCCCTCGCTCGGCGAGGAGGGCCAGGTCGCGATCCGCGCCGTCGGCTCGCTCTCCGACGACGCGGCGGGACCCGAGGGCGCCACCGCCTACGACGAACCTGCCGTCGCCCGGATCAAGGGCTCCTCGCGGATGCTCCCGGTCCTCCGCAAGGCCGCCCGCGGCGCGTTGGAACAGCCCGTGCCCCGGCCGGCCGCCTCCGCCGACGGACAGCTGGAGTTCGGCGAGGACGAGACCCCGCAGCCCGCCGGCACGCCCACCCGGCTGCGTGTGGTCGCCTTCGGCGGCCGGGTCGAGCTCCAGGAGGACGAACTGCGGCGCATCCGCAACAACGTCCTCAGCGGCACCGCCCCGGTCAACCTGCTGCGCCCGCGCGCCCGCAGGCTGCTGCTCGACGCGCTGTGGAACCGTTCCTCGGGCCGGGGCCGCTACACGGACCCGCAGCTGGCCGCCGAGCTGCGTTCGTCGTTCGACGAGGACGTGTCGACGGAGACCCCGTTCCTCGCGTTCCTGGACGCCTGGTGGCCCGAGCTGACCCCGCGCGGGGTGCTCGCCGCGATGGCCGACGAGAAGCGGCTCGCCCGGTGGGCGCGGCGCACGCTGAACCAGGGCGAGGTGCGCCGGCTCGCGCGCTCCCTCAAGCGTCTGGATGCCGCGGGACAGGGGCCGCTCTCCGTGCACGACGTGGCGATCCTGGACGAGCTGCAGACGCTGCTCGGCACCCCGAGCCGCCCCAAGCGCAAGCGCGAGGCGGACCCGCTGGACCAGCTCACCGGCCTGGAGGAGCTGATGCCCCGGCGCGAGGAGACCCAGTGGGAGCGCGCCGAACGGCTCGCCGCCGAGCGCACCGAGTACGCCCACGTCATCGTCGACGAGGCGCAGGACCTCACGCCCATGCAGTGGCGGATGGTCGGCCGGCGCGGCCGGCACGCCACCTGGACGATCGTCGGCGACCCGGCCCAGTCCTCCTGGTCCGACCCGGACGAGGCGGCCGCCGCCCGCGACGAGGCGCTGGGCAGCCGTCCGCGCCGGAACTTCACGCTGACCGTCAACTACCGCAACCCGGCCGAGATCGCCGAGCTGGCCGCCAAGGTGCTGGCGCTCGCGATGCCCGGCATGGAATCCCCGGCCGCCGTCCGCTCCACGGGCGTCGTCCCGCGCTTCGAGACCGTGCGGGACGGCGACCTGGCCGCGACCGTGCGCGAGGAGGCGCGGCGGCTGCTCGCCGAGGTGGACGGCACGGTCGGCGTCGTCGTGGCGATGAACCGGCGCGAACGGGCCCGCGCGTGGCTCGCGGAGCTGGGGGACCGGGTGGTGGCGCTCGGCAGCCTGGAGGCGAAGGGCCTGGAGTACGACGCCACGGTGGTCGTCTCGCCGGCGGAGATCGCGGACGAGTCCCCGGCGGGGCTGCGGGTGCTGTACGTGGCGCTGACCCGGGCGACCCAGCAGCTCACGGTGGTCTCGGGGGATCGGGACCTGCCGGACGCGGACGGGGTGCCGGACCTGCTCAGGGACTGA
- a CDS encoding GNAT family N-acetyltransferase → MNAHARDARLPAGSLVLRPWQPGDLGVLLDAYRDPAVRAGSRAPVADEEAAGRWLSAQEEGRATGLRHSFAVVDRALGDGPVGNVALSFPEHGSPSAEVGYWTVAPARGRGIAPQALEALSAWAFGAFAERGLVRLELLHQVDNAASCRVAEKAGYGLTEVLPPFPPWPREGHRHTRTA, encoded by the coding sequence ATGAACGCCCACGCGCGCGACGCCCGTCTGCCGGCCGGTTCCCTGGTGCTCCGCCCCTGGCAGCCGGGTGACCTGGGAGTGCTGCTCGACGCGTACCGCGACCCGGCCGTCCGGGCCGGATCGCGGGCGCCGGTGGCGGACGAGGAGGCGGCCGGCCGCTGGCTGTCGGCCCAGGAGGAGGGCCGGGCGACCGGGCTGCGGCACAGCTTCGCGGTGGTGGACCGGGCGCTGGGGGACGGGCCGGTCGGGAACGTCGCCCTCTCGTTCCCGGAGCACGGGTCGCCCTCGGCCGAGGTGGGGTACTGGACGGTCGCCCCCGCCCGGGGCCGGGGCATCGCCCCGCAGGCCCTCGAAGCGCTCTCCGCATGGGCGTTCGGGGCGTTCGCCGAGCGCGGGCTCGTCCGGCTCGAACTGCTGCACCAGGTGGACAACGCGGCCTCGTGCCGGGTGGCGGAGAAGGCCGGGTACGGGCTCACCGAGGTGCTGCCGCCGTTCCCGCCGTGGCCGCGCGAGGGCCACCGCCACACACGTACGGCGTAG
- a CDS encoding GNAT family N-acetyltransferase yields MTDDVHPLGAGIRLRPVTRADAASLAAALTRSRTYMKPWEPVRPDSFYTEEGQRARLAGLLADRDAGRSMPWVLSDAEDRVVGGFTLNAIVLGACHSAVLGYWVDVELAGRGLATTAVRTICEVARNDLRLHRVEACTVLHNAASQRVLAKCGFEEFGVAPRYMHIDGEWRDHRLFQRILHDGPMTGAED; encoded by the coding sequence ATGACCGATGACGTCCACCCGCTCGGCGCGGGGATACGGCTCCGCCCCGTCACGCGGGCCGACGCGGCCTCCCTCGCCGCCGCGCTGACCCGCAGCCGTACGTATATGAAGCCCTGGGAGCCCGTACGGCCCGACTCCTTCTACACCGAGGAGGGGCAGCGCGCCCGCCTCGCCGGGCTGCTGGCGGACCGGGACGCGGGCCGTTCGATGCCCTGGGTGCTGAGCGATGCCGAGGACCGGGTCGTGGGCGGGTTCACCCTCAACGCCATCGTGCTCGGCGCCTGCCACAGCGCGGTGCTCGGCTACTGGGTGGATGTGGAACTCGCGGGCCGCGGGCTGGCCACGACCGCGGTGCGCACGATCTGCGAGGTGGCGCGGAACGACCTGCGGCTGCACCGGGTCGAGGCGTGCACGGTCCTGCACAACGCGGCCTCGCAGCGGGTCCTCGCCAAGTGCGGGTTCGAGGAGTTCGGCGTCGCCCCGCGCTATATGCACATCGACGGCGAGTGGCGCGACCACCGCCTCTTCCAGCGCATCCTGCACGACGGCCCGATGACCGGCGCCGAGGACTGA
- a CDS encoding DUF1772 domain-containing protein, which translates to MTSNRADRPTSASHRLVLGAAAVTTGLMAGTFFVFSCAVMPALGRSDDRTFIEVMQNINDVIENPVFFAGFFGALVLTAVAAWQHRRSPGPRGWILAALAVYVVAFLLTSGVNVPLNNALADAGDPAHIAGPAAVRDRFEDAWNLWNTVRAVLCTAALALLLRAPYAGARPAVQEPAYVASAAGSRASR; encoded by the coding sequence ATGACCAGCAACCGGGCCGACCGGCCGACCTCCGCCTCCCACCGCCTCGTCCTCGGCGCCGCCGCCGTCACCACGGGACTGATGGCCGGCACCTTCTTCGTGTTCTCCTGCGCGGTGATGCCCGCGCTGGGCCGCAGCGACGACCGGACCTTCATCGAGGTCATGCAGAACATCAACGACGTCATCGAGAACCCGGTGTTCTTCGCCGGTTTCTTCGGCGCCCTGGTCCTGACCGCCGTCGCCGCCTGGCAGCACCGCCGCTCGCCGGGCCCGCGCGGCTGGATCCTCGCCGCGCTCGCGGTGTACGTCGTGGCGTTCCTGCTCACCTCGGGCGTCAACGTGCCCCTGAACAACGCGCTGGCGGACGCCGGTGATCCCGCGCACATCGCCGGCCCGGCCGCCGTACGGGACCGGTTCGAGGACGCGTGGAACCTGTGGAACACGGTGCGCGCCGTCCTGTGCACCGCCGCGCTCGCGCTCCTGCTGCGGGCTCCGTACGCCGGTGCGCGCCCGGCCGTTCAGGAGCCCGCGTACGTGGCGTCCGCCGCCGGGTCCAGGGCCAGCCGGTAA
- a CDS encoding uroporphyrinogen-III synthase, with the protein MHDDAQHGPLAGFTVGVTAARRAEELGTLLRRRGATVVHAPALRIVPLADDGELLAATEQLIADTPDVVVATTAIGFRGWIEAADGWGIGDRLLETLRGVELLARGPKVKGAVRAAGLTEAWSPASESMAEVLERLLEEGVEGRRVALQLHGEPLPGFSESLREAGAEVVAVPVYRWMPPEDIAPLDRLLDLTAARALDALTFTSAPAAASLLGRAEERGLLAEVVTALRGGIVPACVGPVTAVPLQARGIDTVQPERFRLGPLVQLICRELPARARRLPIAGHRVEIRGHAVLVDDELRAVPPAGMALLHTLARRPGWVVSRADLLRALPGSGTDEHAVETAMARLRTALGAPRLIQTVVKRGYRLALDPAADATYAGS; encoded by the coding sequence ATGCACGACGACGCACAGCACGGGCCCCTCGCGGGTTTCACGGTCGGTGTCACCGCAGCGCGCCGGGCGGAGGAGCTGGGCACACTGCTGCGGCGCCGGGGCGCCACCGTGGTGCACGCACCGGCCCTGCGGATCGTGCCGCTCGCCGACGACGGCGAACTGCTCGCCGCGACCGAGCAGCTGATCGCCGACACCCCCGACGTGGTCGTCGCCACCACCGCGATCGGCTTCCGGGGCTGGATCGAGGCGGCCGACGGCTGGGGCATCGGCGACCGGCTCCTGGAGACCCTGCGCGGGGTCGAACTCCTGGCACGCGGCCCCAAGGTGAAGGGCGCCGTCCGCGCCGCCGGGCTGACCGAGGCCTGGTCCCCGGCGTCCGAGTCCATGGCCGAGGTGCTGGAACGGCTGCTGGAGGAAGGCGTGGAGGGCCGCCGCGTCGCGCTCCAGCTGCACGGAGAACCCCTCCCGGGCTTCTCGGAGTCGCTGCGCGAAGCCGGCGCGGAGGTGGTCGCCGTCCCGGTCTACCGCTGGATGCCGCCGGAGGACATCGCGCCGCTGGACCGGCTCCTCGACCTGACCGCGGCCCGCGCCCTGGACGCGCTGACCTTCACCAGCGCCCCGGCGGCGGCCTCGCTGCTCGGCCGGGCCGAGGAACGCGGGCTGCTGGCCGAGGTCGTCACCGCGCTGCGCGGCGGCATCGTACCGGCGTGCGTCGGCCCGGTCACCGCCGTGCCGTTGCAGGCGCGCGGGATCGACACCGTCCAGCCGGAACGCTTCCGGCTCGGCCCGCTCGTCCAGCTCATCTGCCGCGAACTGCCCGCCCGCGCCCGGAGACTGCCCATCGCGGGCCACCGCGTAGAGATCAGGGGCCACGCCGTCCTGGTCGACGACGAGCTGCGCGCGGTCCCGCCGGCCGGGATGGCCCTGCTGCACACCCTGGCCCGCAGGCCGGGCTGGGTGGTCTCGCGCGCCGACCTGCTGCGCGCCCTGCCCGGCAGCGGTACGGACGAGCACGCGGTCGAGACCGCCATGGCCCGGCTCCGTACCGCGCTCGGGGCGCCCCGGCTGATCCAGACGGTGGTCAAGCGCGGTTACCGGCTGGCCCTGGACCCGGCGGCGGACGCCACGTACGCGGGCTCCTGA